In uncultured Bacteroides sp., the following proteins share a genomic window:
- a CDS encoding peptidylprolyl isomerase gives MKKFVNFRFIVLFALTLILSPIARAQDNVIDEVVWVVGDEAILKSDVEEARLNAQYEQRKFDGDPYCIIPEELAVQKLFLHQASLDSITVSEQEVIQQVEMMTNRYIQAMGSREKMEEYFNKTSTEIREALRENVRDGLLMQKMKQKIVGDVKVTPAEVRRYFKALPQDSVPYVPTQVEVQIITLQPKIPIAEIEDVKRRLREYTDRINKGEADFSTLALLYSEDKGSAMRGGEIGFKGRGELVPEYANVAFNLQNTKKVSKIVESEFGFHIIQLIEKRGDRINTRHILLKPKIPMKELTAATLKLDSIANDIRSDKFSFNEAASVISSDKETRNNHGLMPNPRTNTSKFEMQELPQEIAKVVDKLNIGEISKAFTMVNEKDGKEICAIVKLKNRINGHKATITDDYQSLKDIVLEKRSEELLHKWILEKQKRTYVRINDNWKNCAFKYPGWIKK, from the coding sequence ATGAAGAAGTTTGTGAACTTTCGGTTTATTGTCTTATTTGCTTTGACACTTATTCTAAGCCCTATAGCGCGTGCTCAAGACAATGTCATTGATGAAGTTGTTTGGGTGGTAGGTGATGAGGCTATTCTTAAATCTGATGTTGAAGAAGCGCGATTGAATGCTCAGTATGAACAACGAAAATTTGATGGCGATCCTTATTGTATTATTCCAGAGGAGTTGGCTGTTCAGAAATTGTTTCTACATCAGGCTTCATTGGATAGTATTACAGTTTCAGAGCAAGAAGTGATTCAACAAGTTGAGATGATGACGAATCGATATATTCAGGCGATGGGTTCAAGAGAGAAAATGGAGGAATATTTTAATAAAACGTCTACAGAGATACGTGAAGCATTGCGTGAAAATGTGCGCGATGGTTTACTGATGCAAAAGATGAAACAAAAAATTGTAGGTGATGTTAAAGTGACTCCGGCTGAAGTTCGTCGTTATTTTAAAGCTCTTCCTCAAGATAGTGTGCCTTATGTTCCGACTCAGGTAGAGGTGCAGATTATTACATTGCAACCTAAGATTCCTATTGCAGAGATAGAAGATGTAAAGAGAAGGCTTCGTGAATATACAGATCGTATAAATAAGGGTGAGGCTGATTTCTCAACGTTAGCTTTATTATATTCCGAAGATAAAGGTTCGGCTATGCGTGGAGGTGAGATTGGTTTTAAAGGAAGAGGAGAGCTTGTGCCGGAATATGCTAATGTGGCTTTTAACCTTCAGAACACAAAGAAAGTTTCTAAAATTGTGGAATCAGAATTTGGTTTTCATATTATTCAATTAATAGAAAAACGTGGAGACCGCATTAATACCAGACATATTCTTTTAAAACCGAAAATCCCAATGAAGGAGTTGACGGCGGCTACTTTAAAACTTGATTCTATTGCTAATGATATACGTAGTGACAAATTTTCTTTTAATGAGGCCGCTTCTGTAATCTCTAGTGATAAAGAAACTCGTAACAATCATGGTTTGATGCCTAATCCTAGAACAAACACTTCTAAATTTGAGATGCAAGAATTACCTCAGGAAATAGCTAAGGTTGTGGATAAGCTTAACATTGGTGAGATCTCTAAAGCTTTTACAATGGTTAATGAAAAAGATGGAAAAGAAATTTGTGCCATTGTAAAGTTGAAAAATAGAATTAATGGGCATAAGGCTACCATCACAGATGATTATCAGAGTCTAAAAGATATAGTTCTGGAAAAACGAAGCGAAGAACTTCTCCATAAATGGATTTTGGAAAAGCAAAAACGTACTTATGTCAGGATTAATGATAATTGGAAGAATTGTGCTTTTAAATATCCGGGTTGGATAAAAAAATAA
- a CDS encoding OstA-like protein, whose protein sequence is MLIMNKKKRFSIRHRFLLTGLLCLFGVYVYLSAQVRPGGLRKEPVAAHVGQVSKDSVKTGKKTEKKRTRVDLLHADEALADKLLRPDVQILVGSVKLRHDSMYMYCDSALIYEKTNSVEAFNNVRMEQGDTLFIYGDYLFYDGMAQLAMLRENVKMINRKTTLVTDSLNYDRLYNLGYYFEGGMLTDEENVLTSDWGEYSPSTKVAVFNHEVELVNPRFTLTSDTLKYSTDSKIATILGPSNIVNEKNHIYSERGIYNTLKGQAELLDRSILTNEGKKLVGDSLFYDRKAGYGEAFDNVVMTDTINKNMLTGDYCYYDELKSNALATKKAVAIDYSQGDSLFMHGDTLQMNTYNLNTDSVYREMKAYHKVRMYRTDIQGVCDSLVFSTKDSCLTMYRDPILWNENQQLLGEEIKVYMNDSTIDWAHIINQALTVEKKDSIHYNQISGKEVKAYFQNGEMRKVDVIGNVLVIYYPEEQDSTMIGMNTSETSLLNLYLKDRKMDKMIMSPRSNGTLYPMDQLPADKMKLPTFAWFDYIRPQNKKDIFNWRGKKSGESLRKTSRKPVTSPKRELFKVK, encoded by the coding sequence ATGCTGATAATGAATAAGAAAAAACGTTTCTCCATCAGGCATAGATTTCTCTTAACGGGTCTTCTATGCCTGTTTGGCGTATATGTATATCTGTCTGCTCAGGTCAGACCGGGTGGTCTTAGAAAAGAGCCAGTGGCTGCTCATGTAGGGCAGGTCTCTAAAGATTCGGTTAAAACCGGCAAAAAGACAGAGAAGAAAAGGACAAGAGTTGATTTATTGCACGCTGATGAAGCTTTGGCTGATAAATTGCTTCGTCCTGATGTGCAAATTCTTGTGGGTTCCGTGAAATTGAGGCATGATAGCATGTATATGTATTGTGATAGTGCCTTGATTTATGAGAAGACTAACTCAGTAGAGGCTTTTAATAACGTGAGAATGGAGCAGGGCGACACGTTGTTTATTTATGGTGATTATCTTTTTTATGACGGTATGGCTCAATTGGCTATGCTGCGTGAAAATGTGAAAATGATTAATCGCAAAACGACATTGGTTACTGATAGTCTTAATTATGATCGCTTATATAATTTGGGTTATTACTTTGAAGGGGGAATGCTAACTGATGAAGAGAATGTGCTTACTTCCGATTGGGGAGAGTATAGTCCTTCGACGAAGGTTGCTGTTTTTAATCATGAAGTAGAACTTGTGAATCCTCGTTTTACATTGACCTCGGATACTCTTAAATATAGCACGGATAGTAAAATAGCAACGATACTGGGTCCTTCTAATATTGTGAATGAAAAAAATCATATTTATTCTGAGCGTGGGATCTATAACACCCTCAAAGGGCAGGCTGAATTGCTTGATCGTTCTATCTTAACAAATGAGGGAAAGAAGTTAGTTGGGGATAGTTTGTTTTATGATCGCAAGGCCGGATATGGTGAAGCTTTTGATAATGTAGTAATGACTGATACGATTAATAAAAACATGCTCACAGGGGATTATTGCTATTATGATGAATTAAAATCTAATGCTTTGGCAACAAAGAAAGCTGTTGCTATTGATTATTCACAAGGTGACAGTTTATTTATGCATGGAGATACGCTGCAAATGAATACTTATAATTTGAATACGGATTCAGTGTATCGAGAAATGAAAGCGTATCATAAAGTACGAATGTACCGAACGGACATACAAGGAGTTTGTGATTCATTGGTGTTTTCTACGAAAGATTCTTGTTTAACAATGTACCGTGATCCTATATTATGGAATGAGAATCAACAATTATTAGGTGAAGAAATTAAGGTGTATATGAATGATAGCACTATCGATTGGGCTCATATAATAAATCAGGCATTGACAGTAGAGAAGAAAGACTCTATACATTATAATCAAATTTCAGGTAAAGAGGTAAAGGCCTACTTTCAGAATGGAGAAATGAGAAAGGTTGATGTGATAGGGAATGTTCTTGTTATATATTACCCAGAAGAACAGGACTCTACCATGATTGGAATGAACACTTCTGAAACGAGCTTGTTGAATCTTTATCTGAAAGATAGAAAAATGGATAAAATGATTATGAGCCCAAGATCAAATGGTACCCTTTATCCTATGGATCAGCTTCCTGCGGATAAAATGAAATTACCGACTTTTGCTTGGTTTGACTACATAAGACCTCAGAATAAAAAAGATATTTTTAATTGGAGAGGGAAAAAAAGCGGAGAATCGTTGCGCAAAACTAGTAGAAAACCTGTAACTTCGCCTAAACGGGAGTTATTTAAAGTGAAGTAA
- the mutL gene encoding DNA mismatch repair endonuclease MutL: MSDIIRLLPDTVANQIAAGEVIQRPASVIKELVENAVDAGARNIHVLVTDAGKTCIQVIDDGNGMSETDARLSFERHATSKIREAADLFALNTMGFRGEALASIAAVAQVELKTRRDADELGVRILIAGSKVEEQELVACPKGSNFQIKNLFFNVPARRKFLKANSTELSNILTEFERIALVNTDVAFSLYSNDSELFNLPESPLKQRILSVFGKKLNQQLLSVEVDTTMVKISGFVAKPESARKKGAHQYFFVNGRYMRHPYFHRAVADAYEQLIPVGEQISYFLYFEVDPANIDVNIHPTKTEIKFENEQAIWQILTAAVRESLGKFNAVPSIDFDTEGMPDIPAMGQNAGITPPKVHYNQDFNPFKSTSDSAYSRPSVNWEDFYGGLEKASKVNDTELHTDESAVTEADAPVESLADALSSSIQPSGKVVVERTAQHMQFKGRFILTSVKSGLMLIDQHRAHMRVLYDQYFSQIVQKKGLSQGVLFPEILQVPASEAAILDSIMDELSAIGFDLSNLGGGSYAINGIPSGIEGLNVIDLIRGMLHTAIEKGSDVKEEIQSLLALTLSKAAAITYGQFLSYEEMVNLVDNLFACPTPNYTPDGNVVLATIKEEDIEKLFK; the protein is encoded by the coding sequence ATGAGTGATATAATACGTCTTTTACCTGATACGGTAGCTAATCAGATTGCTGCTGGAGAGGTAATACAGCGTCCTGCATCTGTTATTAAAGAGTTGGTTGAAAATGCAGTTGATGCGGGCGCGCGCAATATTCATGTGCTGGTAACCGATGCTGGCAAAACTTGCATTCAGGTTATTGATGATGGTAATGGAATGTCTGAAACTGATGCTCGCCTTTCGTTTGAGCGGCATGCTACTTCTAAGATACGTGAAGCTGCCGATCTTTTTGCTTTAAATACGATGGGCTTTAGGGGAGAAGCATTGGCCTCTATTGCGGCTGTGGCTCAAGTTGAACTTAAAACCCGTCGTGATGCTGATGAGTTGGGTGTAAGAATTTTAATTGCCGGTTCAAAGGTTGAGGAGCAGGAACTTGTAGCTTGTCCGAAAGGTAGCAATTTTCAGATAAAAAACTTATTTTTTAATGTTCCTGCACGTCGTAAATTCTTGAAAGCAAACTCTACGGAGCTTAGTAATATTTTGACCGAATTTGAGCGTATTGCATTGGTGAATACTGATGTTGCTTTTTCTTTATATAGTAATGATAGTGAACTTTTTAATCTTCCGGAATCCCCTCTGAAACAGCGTATCCTTTCTGTCTTTGGGAAAAAATTGAATCAACAATTGCTGAGTGTCGAAGTCGATACTACAATGGTTAAAATTTCGGGTTTTGTTGCTAAACCAGAATCTGCAAGAAAAAAAGGAGCCCATCAGTATTTTTTTGTGAATGGTCGTTATATGCGGCATCCTTATTTTCATAGAGCTGTAGCCGATGCTTATGAACAACTTATTCCGGTAGGGGAGCAAATTTCTTATTTCCTCTATTTTGAGGTGGATCCAGCTAACATTGATGTGAATATTCATCCAACTAAAACAGAAATCAAATTTGAAAATGAGCAAGCTATTTGGCAGATTCTTACAGCGGCAGTAAGAGAATCATTGGGCAAGTTTAATGCGGTACCCTCAATTGATTTTGATACAGAAGGGATGCCGGATATTCCTGCGATGGGGCAGAACGCCGGTATTACACCACCTAAAGTACATTATAATCAAGATTTTAATCCATTTAAGAGTACTTCGGATAGTGCCTATTCCAGGCCAAGTGTGAATTGGGAAGATTTTTATGGAGGACTGGAGAAAGCTAGTAAAGTGAATGATACAGAATTGCATACTGATGAGAGTGCTGTGACTGAGGCTGATGCTCCTGTGGAGAGTTTAGCCGATGCTTTGTCATCGTCTATTCAGCCTTCTGGGAAAGTTGTTGTTGAAAGAACTGCTCAGCATATGCAGTTTAAAGGACGCTTTATTTTGACCTCAGTAAAATCAGGTTTAATGCTTATAGATCAGCATCGCGCCCATATGCGGGTTTTGTATGATCAGTATTTTTCTCAAATTGTTCAAAAGAAAGGGCTTTCTCAAGGAGTACTTTTCCCCGAAATATTGCAAGTACCTGCTTCTGAGGCTGCTATTTTGGATAGTATAATGGATGAACTATCTGCTATTGGTTTTGATTTGTCAAATTTAGGAGGAGGCAGTTATGCGATTAATGGAATACCTTCTGGTATTGAGGGGCTTAATGTAATTGATCTGATTCGTGGCATGTTACATACTGCAATCGAGAAAGGTAGTGATGTGAAAGAGGAGATACAAAGCCTTTTAGCATTGACTTTATCAAAAGCAGCTGCTATTACTTATGGACAATTTTTGAGTTATGAGGAAATGGTTAATTTGGTAGATAACCTTTTTGCTTGTCCTACTCCTAATTATACTCCTGATGGTAATGTTGTGTTGGCAACCATAAAAGAAGAAGATATTGAAAAATTATTTAAATAG
- a CDS encoding DUF3244 domain-containing protein, which translates to MKRSILFWGFSFCVFFFMSGATAPQRSRDIELQVEKSDGPVINAIGLIPFAASIEDETVSVFFLKNENATVRIINTTTGEVVRECVYSATILSTLPISLEGEECGEYKLDICSGNTTYFGIFVLC; encoded by the coding sequence ATGAAAAGAAGTATTTTGTTTTGGGGTTTTTCTTTTTGTGTCTTTTTCTTTATGTCTGGTGCAACTGCTCCTCAGAGATCAAGAGACATTGAACTGCAGGTGGAAAAATCAGATGGCCCTGTGATAAATGCGATAGGATTAATACCTTTTGCTGCTTCGATAGAAGATGAAACTGTATCTGTTTTCTTTTTAAAAAATGAAAATGCTACGGTTCGTATTATTAATACTACTACCGGAGAAGTGGTGAGAGAATGCGTTTATTCTGCAACAATATTATCTACTCTTCCAATATCTTTAGAAGGTGAAGAGTGTGGTGAATATAAACTAGATATCTGTTCCGGAAATACCACTTACTTTGGTATTTTCGTTTTGTGTTAA
- the trpS gene encoding tryptophan--tRNA ligase has translation METVVSGIRPTGNLHLGNYFGAVKSFLQMQNEYNCYFFIADWHSLTTSPKPENIIKSAHTILAEYLACGIDPEKATIYIQSDVKEVLELYLYLNMNAYLGEMERCTTFKEKARKQPDNVNAGLLTYPTLMAADILIHKGVKVPVGKDQEQNMEMARKFARRFNMIYGKEFFPEPASFSLAAQAVKIPGLDGSGKMGKSEGNCIYLMDDAETIRKKVMKAVTDSGPTEPNSPKPEAIQNLFTFLDIVSTKDTYSYFDEKWNDCSIRYGDLKKQIAADIVAFNAPIRERITEYSSNTDLLNKIAKRGAEKAHESANKTIREIREIIGFRS, from the coding sequence ATGGAAACAGTTGTTAGTGGAATTCGCCCAACAGGTAACCTGCATTTGGGCAACTACTTTGGAGCAGTAAAGAGTTTTTTGCAAATGCAAAATGAGTATAATTGCTATTTTTTCATAGCAGACTGGCACTCATTAACCACTAGCCCCAAGCCAGAAAATATTATAAAAAGTGCGCACACTATATTAGCAGAATATCTTGCATGTGGAATAGATCCGGAAAAAGCAACTATATATATACAAAGTGATGTAAAAGAGGTATTAGAGCTATATCTATACCTTAATATGAATGCATATCTTGGAGAGATGGAACGTTGCACGACTTTCAAAGAAAAAGCTCGCAAGCAACCTGACAATGTTAATGCAGGTCTGCTAACCTATCCAACCCTGATGGCAGCTGATATATTAATTCATAAAGGCGTTAAAGTTCCTGTAGGGAAAGATCAAGAACAAAATATGGAAATGGCTCGAAAATTTGCACGCCGCTTTAATATGATCTATGGAAAAGAGTTTTTCCCAGAACCTGCATCTTTCTCTTTAGCCGCACAAGCCGTAAAAATACCCGGATTAGATGGTTCTGGCAAAATGGGAAAATCTGAAGGAAACTGCATATACCTGATGGATGATGCTGAAACAATACGCAAGAAAGTAATGAAAGCCGTAACGGATTCAGGACCTACAGAACCTAATAGTCCAAAACCTGAAGCAATTCAAAACCTCTTCACCTTTCTTGATATAGTATCTACCAAAGATACATATTCTTATTTCGATGAAAAATGGAATGATTGTTCTATACGCTATGGTGACTTGAAAAAACAAATAGCTGCAGATATTGTTGCATTTAATGCTCCAATCCGTGAACGAATCACAGAATATTCATCCAACACAGATCTGTTAAATAAAATAGCAAAAAGAGGGGCAGAAAAAGCGCACGAAAGCGCAAATAAAACGATAAGAGAAATAAGAGAGATTATTGGCTTTAGGTCTTAA
- the yaaA gene encoding peroxide stress protein YaaA, whose translation MLLLISCAKTMKDTSKYEVSQATVPLFIQEAREIALQMSQFSVQDLEVMLKVNSKIAVENYKRYQSFHSTDTTELPALLAYTGIVFKRLNPTDFTMGDFLYAQKHLRITSFCYGMLRPLDAIRLYRLEGDVRLPGYHEGTLFSYWQSKLTDLFISDIKASGGVLFYLASDEMRGLFDWKKVLREIKVVTPEFHVHKNGKLSTIVVYTKMARGEMTRFIIKNRIDSLETLKSFTWEGFRYDENLSNDEHFVYTVEG comes from the coding sequence ATGTTATTACTTATATCTTGTGCTAAGACGATGAAAGATACTTCCAAATATGAGGTATCACAGGCAACCGTTCCCTTATTTATTCAAGAAGCTAGAGAAATAGCTTTGCAAATGTCTCAATTTTCTGTTCAGGATTTAGAGGTAATGCTAAAGGTTAACTCGAAGATTGCGGTGGAGAATTATAAGCGTTATCAATCGTTTCATTCGACAGATACTACTGAGTTGCCTGCTCTATTAGCTTATACCGGTATTGTCTTTAAGCGTCTAAATCCAACGGATTTCACGATGGGCGACTTTTTATATGCACAAAAGCATTTGCGCATTACTTCTTTTTGTTATGGTATGCTGCGCCCGTTGGATGCTATCCGTTTGTATCGCTTGGAAGGAGACGTTAGATTACCCGGCTATCACGAAGGAACCCTATTCTCTTATTGGCAATCAAAGTTAACAGACTTGTTTATTTCTGATATAAAAGCGTCAGGAGGAGTGCTTTTTTATTTGGCTAGCGATGAAATGAGAGGACTTTTTGATTGGAAAAAGGTGCTGAGAGAGATTAAGGTTGTTACCCCCGAATTTCATGTACATAAGAATGGTAAGCTCTCCACTATTGTTGTATATACAAAAATGGCTCGTGGGGAGATGACGCGTTTTATTATAAAAAACAGAATAGATTCCCTTGAAACATTGAAGTCCTTCACGTGGGAAGGCTTTAGATATGATGAAAATCTTTCGAATGATGAACATTTTGTCTATACAGTAGAAGGATGA
- a CDS encoding transposase has translation MPKKPIDYKYILSMFLPKGMLDYFDFTDYSDMGDYYIFSLEEKNTIPDEYSSLPLVSKGFYPEITVTDFPVRDRTVYLKVKRRRWEDKQTGKTYSRDWQLVADGTRITAEFGSFLKELS, from the coding sequence ATGCCAAAGAAACCAATCGATTATAAGTATATATTGTCCATGTTCCTTCCCAAAGGGATGCTTGACTATTTTGATTTTACGGACTATTCAGATATGGGTGATTATTATATATTCTCTCTTGAAGAGAAAAATACCATACCGGACGAGTATTCAAGTCTTCCGCTAGTTTCAAAAGGTTTCTATCCCGAGATAACAGTTACCGATTTTCCTGTTCGTGACCGCACTGTATATTTAAAAGTTAAACGTCGCAGATGGGAGGATAAGCAAACGGGTAAGACATACAGCAGGGACTGGCAATTGGTTGCAGACGGAACTAGGATAACAGCCGAGTTCGGTTCTTTTTTAAAAGAGCTATCTTGA
- a CDS encoding transposase, protein MKSKTLNDYYKEHLSGYRSWNQLSHADEYMYFKDNLGENISIDETAFSNGELYTIVTNKAGHGKHGTVIAMIKGTKAEDVCKYLMKLPEGKRRMVKNVTLDMAGSMRQIAKRCFPYATQIIDRFHVQMQMQEALQELRVQYRWQAIEQENSDIQRARTERRKYIPQCFDNGDTIRQLLVRSRYLLFKSPDKWTNSQRIRAEILFKQFDDIKQLYYLALQLGQIYSQNYDKNVARAKLALWFNKVEEWNYPQFNTVIETFKNHNDRILNFFENRLTNAAAESFNAKLKSFRATFRGVNDVKFYLYRVMMLYA, encoded by the coding sequence ATGAAGTCTAAGACACTTAACGATTACTACAAAGAACATCTAAGCGGCTATCGTTCCTGGAACCAGCTCTCGCATGCTGATGAGTATATGTATTTCAAGGACAATTTAGGTGAGAATATATCTATTGACGAAACAGCCTTCAGCAATGGAGAGCTATATACCATTGTAACCAATAAAGCAGGTCATGGTAAGCATGGTACGGTTATAGCCATGATAAAGGGAACAAAAGCTGAGGATGTATGCAAATACCTGATGAAGTTACCAGAAGGAAAACGTAGGATGGTCAAGAACGTGACACTTGACATGGCCGGAAGTATGAGACAAATAGCCAAGAGGTGTTTTCCTTACGCTACGCAGATCATAGACCGCTTTCATGTACAAATGCAGATGCAGGAAGCATTGCAGGAGCTACGTGTGCAATATCGATGGCAGGCTATTGAGCAGGAGAACTCAGATATACAAAGAGCAAGAACAGAAAGAAGAAAATATATACCTCAATGTTTTGATAACGGAGATACCATCAGGCAGCTTCTTGTCCGAAGCAGATATCTACTATTCAAGAGTCCTGATAAATGGACAAACTCTCAAAGAATAAGGGCTGAAATACTCTTTAAACAGTTTGACGATATAAAACAATTATATTATTTGGCTCTGCAACTCGGACAGATATACTCTCAAAACTATGATAAAAATGTTGCAAGAGCAAAGCTTGCACTGTGGTTCAACAAGGTAGAGGAATGGAATTACCCTCAGTTCAATACGGTAATAGAAACCTTTAAAAATCACAATGATAGGATATTGAATTTCTTTGAAAACAGACTCACAAATGCAGCAGCTGAATCTTTCAATGCCAAGCTTAAATCCTTTAGGGCTACATTCAGAGGAGTAAATGATGTAAAATTCTATCTTTATA